From a region of the Candidatus Thermoplasmatota archaeon genome:
- a CDS encoding alpha-amylase family glycosyl hydrolase yields the protein MQGVEWFQKSTIYHILIDRFAGYHSPEHAHQPVFIGGTLQGIVKKLDYLENLGVNTVWISPFYKTSAYHGYHITDFYQVDSHFGTLEDIKQLIREIHNRHMYIIADFVPNHCSREHPFFQHAYIHKNSEYQDWFYFSKWPDEYLCFLSIQDLPKLNLDNPQAKKHVIDAAVYWLRCGFDGFRLDHVIGPARSFWKEFRGTIKQQFPAAVLIGEAWMMGIRRKELKTLRVRNRYMKWFLGSASDSLFQEYVDVLDGVLDFRFQELTKHFFTGQIPKKYFIKRLQRHYQQFPKNFYLPTFLDNHDMDRFLFTVGNDKEKLKQAFEFQCSLGQPIIVYYGSEIGMSQQRSIWDIPIHGDLQARQPMQWHAIDTELFNFYKKNIAKRNRNE from the coding sequence GGGCATTGTTAAAAAGTTAGATTATTTAGAAAATCTTGGTGTCAACACTGTGTGGATTTCACCGTTTTATAAAACCTCAGCGTACCATGGCTATCATATTACAGATTTTTATCAGGTTGACTCCCATTTCGGAACTCTTGAGGATATCAAACAATTAATTCGAGAAATTCACAATCGACATATGTATATTATCGCTGATTTTGTTCCAAACCACTGTTCCCGAGAACATCCTTTTTTTCAGCATGCATACATACATAAGAACAGTGAATATCAAGACTGGTTCTATTTCTCCAAATGGCCTGATGAATATCTCTGTTTTTTAAGCATTCAAGATCTTCCGAAGTTGAACCTAGATAATCCGCAAGCAAAGAAACATGTCATTGATGCTGCAGTATATTGGTTGCGATGTGGATTTGATGGTTTTCGTTTGGATCACGTCATCGGGCCTGCTCGTTCTTTTTGGAAAGAATTCAGAGGCACAATCAAACAACAGTTTCCTGCAGCTGTTCTTATCGGTGAGGCATGGATGATGGGTATTCGTAGAAAGGAGTTGAAAACACTTCGTGTACGCAATAGATATATGAAATGGTTTTTAGGATCAGCATCTGATAGTTTGTTCCAAGAATATGTCGACGTTCTTGACGGGGTTCTCGATTTTCGTTTTCAAGAATTAACCAAACATTTTTTTACCGGTCAGATACCCAAAAAATATTTTATTAAAAGACTACAACGTCATTATCAACAATTCCCAAAAAATTTTTACTTACCAACATTTCTTGATAATCATGATATGGACCGGTTTCTTTTTACCGTTGGCAACGACAAAGAAAAATTGAAACAAGCATTTGAATTTCAATGTTCACTTGGTCAGCCGATAATTGTCTATTATGGATCAGAAATAGGTATGTCTCAACAGAGATCAATTTGGGATATACCAATCCATGGTGATCTTCAGGCACGTCAGCCAATGCAATGGCATGCAATTGATACAGAGTTATTCAACTTTTATAAAAAAAATATTGCTAAACGAAATCGTAATGAATAA
- a CDS encoding DEAD/DEAH box helicase — protein sequence MNCEETQLSEILIQQMKKQGFEELTAIQEKCIPEILRGRDLVGQAETGSGKTLAFSLPILNNIRIRQGIQALILTPTRELCVQVSTVLAEFGKKMDIHITSIFGGVNIGPQIQNLRTSEIVVGTPGRILDHVRRKTIDLSKINILVLDETDKMFEMGFIDDVEEIIKWIPNHHQTLMFSATLSSEIQRIIHQHLQHPCIVRTRSYVDHRKLKQIYYDIYPQNNKFSLLVHLLKNNTSGLAIVFCSTRRESDVVAKNLRHHGIKVSKIHGGMGQQKRLQSLTALKNENVDVLVATDVAARGLDIKNVTHIYNYDVPKTATEYVHRIGRTARAGAYGSAITLLTERDYDNFRRIQSDIDLNIERAELPDFRKVSFIRQFEKQFYSSVQRRSCIQ from the coding sequence ATGAATTGTGAAGAAACACAACTCTCAGAAATACTCATCCAACAAATGAAAAAACAAGGCTTCGAAGAACTGACAGCAATTCAAGAAAAATGCATCCCAGAAATTCTGCGAGGGCGAGACCTTGTTGGTCAAGCTGAAACCGGTTCTGGAAAGACGTTAGCTTTTAGCCTCCCCATACTTAATAATATACGAATTCGACAAGGAATACAAGCATTAATTCTCACCCCGACAAGAGAGCTTTGTGTCCAAGTAAGTACTGTTCTTGCAGAGTTTGGGAAAAAAATGGATATACACATTACAAGCATTTTTGGTGGCGTGAATATCGGCCCGCAAATTCAAAATCTCAGAACTTCTGAAATCGTTGTTGGAACACCTGGAAGAATCCTTGATCATGTCCGCAGAAAAACGATTGACCTCTCAAAAATAAATATTCTTGTTCTTGATGAAACCGATAAAATGTTCGAAATGGGATTCATTGACGATGTTGAAGAGATTATTAAATGGATTCCGAATCATCACCAAACACTCATGTTCAGTGCAACACTTTCCTCTGAAATACAAAGAATTATTCATCAGCATCTTCAACATCCATGTATTGTCAGAACACGGTCATACGTCGACCATCGTAAGTTGAAGCAGATTTATTATGACATTTATCCACAGAATAACAAATTTTCATTACTTGTTCATTTGTTAAAAAATAATACTTCTGGTCTTGCAATCGTTTTTTGTAGTACTCGCCGTGAATCCGATGTCGTTGCAAAAAACCTTCGTCATCATGGAATTAAAGTTTCAAAAATTCATGGTGGTATGGGCCAACAAAAACGGTTGCAATCCCTCACAGCTCTAAAAAATGAAAACGTTGATGTTCTTGTTGCAACAGACGTGGCCGCCCGAGGTCTGGACATCAAAAACGTGACGCACATCTATAATTATGATGTTCCAAAAACTGCAACAGAGTACGTCCATCGTATCGGGAGGACTGCACGCGCCGGTGCTTATGGATCTGCTATCACGTTGCTAACTGAAAGAGATTACGATAATTTTCGGAGAATTCAAAGCGACATCGATTTGAATATTGAACGAGCTGAGCTTCCTGATTTTAGAAAGGTTTCTTTCATCCGACAATTCGAAAAACAATTCTACTCTTCGGTGCAACGTCGTTCTTGTATACAATAA
- a CDS encoding C25 family cysteine peptidase: MDYDIITLSDATFFTEIGKPLLPAKEIKVALPAGMLATDVHIIDTSCVDLKGAYTIFPAQPPRRTDGSCDTSAFVEPDQTVYKSNQPYPSQIVSFIDQTDLAGQGIAVIDLHPLQYIPAKKKLTLYTSLTFSISGFDGYICDSYLSRSVSENGRKTYENMIKDMVINPEDVKLQEAPLGHPQTQALPSGGPYAHVIITSNAQASYWVPLAEWHTKRGLKDIIVTTESIYANYTGSTNQQKIRNFVIDAYNTWGTMYFLMAGQPSTVPMQYQTWYSDPSYPQYASTPSDQYYSDFNDNWVHDVFVGRVTAEGSTSVNRFINKILFYEKTPPMTDYILKVGLFGFDVDSQTHCESLMETIAGYIPAQFTKNKVYDSYTGNHQTAVTDYLNAGQHLVAHADHGNDGWWGTGYTNHGWGLYSSNIDALTNTNKMSIVSTLACLVNYVDYTDCFSEHWVTYNTMKAGLAFNGNTRLGYYYQGQPAALSGQLVRDWYYGLFSQNKYILGETIIYAKHQFSTSSPDQNVKRHCEWEFNLLGEPAMPIWTATPSSITVSHPSTLPTGTSTFLVDTNVPSAYICLWKGNEVYMTATADSNGDYTFAPNPSTPGTMYVTVTKQNYLPYEGTATVVQADTSPPTPNPLTWASPPAPLSTSAITMTATTATDGTPPVQYFFDFVSGGSGGTDSSWQTSTTYTDTGLVANTAYTYQTKARDSASQPNEGSFSTPATTATYIETPAGISFRTVTSNSIALMATGTLTNLNVGSSGVFFDSTTPGGDGGINEWIQTTTDTALGLAPNTLYEFRVKARNQNAIETAYSPTTGKVTLANVPAAPILSDVTSHTVKLDVIPNANPIQTQFAIQCSSLSDPFWNGKYVDALGNPSTFAVWRTDEEWGILTLQNLKELTNYCYSVKARNMDSIETSFGPPSCVQTLDQTITIHGYVFKRDGTTPQQNPVLFIRNLNTTTEWTPTIGGLNNNEYTLILNMGLATDVASGDTLRFICKDSVHWINVTEHTIIQSEIDAGIVSVDLILNEFYLDIKEYPMYQAEGPDFNKMCGPAVAQMTLNYMWWNQTENPSEPPLTFSDQQWLYTIGHANNTDQTTPYLDANAVWKLLQTYRPLPYTTYGYNFNKYANNDQNIMLKQICTWINYTIGTYGGSKPGHPLHVPALVPAYGDYRNWMAVRGIHTDRYTYPLPSELTIYGFWVNDPLPTGIGANTYKTINEWIQTYYLPVSSNDTYHGKYVAICEPPLDDQSMVLHLTESPKRFTAEQQRFLAVLQGKQQNKLPDFIKRVANDWVVRAALLGVSEQLLPYDQEFAQIFQQTKPGSPLYIHSTQGNAYYAVPFIKEITYAKENRESKKQYSTNDATMVVILIDAVDGHFKEATWTSQLMTYLPINEFDARMRAYHFLEENGFDPEPTRLSIKLKYLGNSPYYPDWEITYGDMIFYIKQDGTTYFLS, from the coding sequence ATGGACTACGACATTATAACATTAAGCGATGCTACTTTTTTTACAGAAATTGGAAAACCACTGCTACCTGCAAAAGAGATAAAAGTAGCGTTACCTGCAGGTATGCTTGCTACCGACGTACACATTATTGATACTTCCTGTGTAGACCTTAAAGGAGCATACACTATTTTTCCAGCACAACCTCCACGACGAACTGACGGTTCTTGTGATACATCGGCATTTGTTGAACCAGATCAGACGGTGTACAAATCAAATCAACCGTATCCATCACAGATAGTTAGTTTTATTGATCAAACAGATCTCGCTGGCCAGGGAATCGCAGTTATTGATTTGCATCCGTTGCAGTATATCCCTGCTAAAAAGAAACTCACATTGTATACTTCTCTAACATTTTCAATTAGCGGTTTTGATGGATACATTTGTGACTCTTACCTGTCGAGAAGTGTCTCTGAAAATGGCAGGAAAACTTATGAAAACATGATTAAAGATATGGTGATTAATCCTGAAGATGTTAAATTACAAGAAGCACCACTGGGTCATCCTCAAACCCAGGCATTGCCATCTGGTGGACCATATGCGCATGTGATCATCACTTCGAATGCGCAAGCTTCGTATTGGGTTCCGCTTGCCGAATGGCATACAAAGCGGGGGCTCAAAGACATCATCGTTACGACTGAGAGTATTTATGCAAATTATACTGGATCAACCAATCAGCAGAAGATCCGCAACTTTGTCATTGATGCGTATAACACCTGGGGAACCATGTATTTTCTGATGGCAGGACAGCCTTCTACAGTTCCTATGCAATACCAAACTTGGTATTCCGATCCGTCATATCCTCAATATGCGAGTACACCCAGTGATCAGTACTATTCAGATTTTAATGATAACTGGGTTCATGACGTTTTTGTCGGTAGAGTCACCGCTGAGGGATCAACCAGCGTCAATCGGTTCATCAATAAAATCTTATTCTATGAAAAGACTCCACCAATGACCGATTATATTCTTAAGGTCGGTCTCTTCGGCTTTGATGTTGATTCTCAGACCCATTGTGAATCTTTAATGGAGACAATCGCTGGATATATCCCAGCACAGTTTACAAAAAACAAAGTGTATGATAGCTACACTGGGAATCATCAAACCGCAGTAACAGACTACCTTAATGCAGGTCAGCATCTTGTCGCCCATGCAGATCACGGGAATGATGGCTGGTGGGGTACTGGGTATACCAATCATGGATGGGGACTATATAGTTCTAATATTGATGCACTCACGAACACGAATAAGATGTCGATTGTCTCCACTCTTGCCTGTCTTGTCAACTACGTGGATTATACTGATTGTTTCTCAGAACATTGGGTAACGTATAACACTATGAAAGCAGGGCTTGCATTCAATGGAAATACTCGCCTTGGGTATTATTACCAAGGACAGCCGGCAGCGTTATCAGGACAACTTGTTCGAGATTGGTACTACGGGCTTTTCTCTCAAAATAAATATATTCTCGGTGAAACAATCATTTATGCAAAACACCAATTCTCAACCTCTAGCCCAGATCAGAACGTGAAACGGCATTGCGAATGGGAGTTCAACCTGTTAGGAGAACCAGCGATGCCGATATGGACTGCAACGCCGTCATCCATTACTGTCTCTCATCCAAGTACCTTACCAACAGGAACATCCACGTTTCTTGTAGATACCAACGTTCCCTCTGCATACATCTGTCTCTGGAAGGGAAATGAGGTGTACATGACTGCAACCGCGGATTCAAATGGGGATTACACCTTTGCTCCAAATCCCAGCACACCCGGAACTATGTATGTCACCGTGACCAAACAAAACTATCTCCCCTATGAAGGAACTGCCACGGTTGTACAAGCGGACACGTCTCCACCGACACCAAATCCATTGACCTGGGCTTCTCCACCCGCGCCACTCAGCACCTCTGCAATAACCATGACTGCAACCACAGCAACCGATGGTACACCTCCGGTGCAATACTTCTTTGATTTTGTTTCAGGAGGCTCTGGTGGCACCGATAGCAGCTGGCAAACGAGCACGACGTATACTGATACCGGTCTTGTGGCAAACACTGCATATACGTATCAAACAAAAGCTCGTGACAGTGCTAGCCAACCCAATGAGGGCAGCTTCTCAACCCCGGCAACGACGGCAACGTATATTGAAACACCTGCCGGGATCAGTTTTAGAACAGTCACCAGCAACTCAATCGCTCTTATGGCAACAGGAACTCTAACAAATTTAAATGTCGGATCTTCTGGAGTGTTTTTTGACTCCACCACTCCTGGTGGTGATGGGGGGATCAATGAATGGATACAAACAACGACAGATACTGCACTTGGGCTAGCTCCAAACACACTCTACGAATTCCGGGTGAAAGCACGGAATCAAAACGCAATAGAAACAGCATATAGTCCAACAACTGGTAAGGTAACCTTGGCAAATGTTCCTGCTGCCCCGATTCTTAGTGATGTAACGTCTCATACGGTAAAACTTGATGTGATTCCCAATGCCAATCCGATTCAAACTCAATTTGCTATTCAATGTTCATCGCTGTCTGATCCATTCTGGAATGGGAAATATGTTGATGCCCTAGGGAACCCAAGTACTTTCGCGGTCTGGAGAACCGATGAAGAATGGGGGATACTAACACTCCAGAATTTAAAAGAACTTACGAATTACTGTTATTCAGTAAAAGCACGAAATATGGACTCTATCGAGACTTCATTTGGACCACCAAGCTGTGTACAAACACTAGATCAAACCATTACTATCCACGGATACGTCTTTAAACGTGATGGAACCACCCCACAACAAAACCCTGTGCTCTTCATTCGGAATTTAAATACCACTACAGAATGGACGCCAACCATTGGAGGTCTTAATAACAACGAATATACGCTTATTCTCAATATGGGATTGGCTACTGATGTAGCTAGTGGAGATACACTTCGATTTATCTGTAAGGATTCAGTTCATTGGATAAATGTAACCGAGCACACGATCATTCAAAGTGAAATCGATGCTGGTATCGTCAGCGTTGATCTCATCCTCAATGAATTTTATCTTGATATAAAAGAATATCCGATGTACCAAGCAGAAGGACCTGATTTTAATAAAATGTGCGGGCCGGCAGTTGCCCAAATGACCCTTAATTACATGTGGTGGAACCAAACAGAGAACCCTAGTGAACCACCATTAACATTTTCAGATCAACAATGGCTCTATACCATAGGACACGCAAACAACACTGACCAAACTACACCCTACCTTGACGCCAATGCAGTATGGAAACTCCTCCAAACCTACCGCCCCCTCCCCTACACCACCTATGGATACAACTTCAACAAATACGCAAATAATGATCAAAACATCATGCTCAAACAAATCTGCACTTGGATCAACTACACTATCGGCACCTACGGCGGCTCAAAACCAGGACATCCACTGCATGTCCCAGCTCTGGTACCAGCATATGGAGATTATCGCAACTGGATGGCAGTTCGGGGTATTCATACCGATCGATATACCTATCCTCTCCCAAGTGAACTTACCATTTATGGATTCTGGGTGAATGATCCTCTGCCGACAGGCATCGGAGCAAATACCTATAAAACTATAAACGAATGGATCCAGACGTATTATCTTCCAGTATCTTCGAACGATACCTATCATGGAAAATACGTCGCCATCTGCGAACCACCACTTGATGATCAGTCAATGGTTCTTCACTTGACTGAGTCACCGAAACGATTTACAGCTGAACAACAAAGATTTCTTGCTGTTCTGCAGGGAAAACAGCAAAATAAACTACCGGATTTTATTAAACGAGTAGCAAATGACTGGGTTGTCCGAGCAGCACTTCTCGGAGTATCTGAACAACTACTTCCCTATGATCAAGAATTTGCACAGATCTTCCAACAAACAAAACCAGGATCGCCTCTGTATATTCATAGTACACAGGGAAATGCGTATTATGCAGTTCCATTTATTAAAGAGATAACATATGCTAAAGAAAATCGCGAATCCAAAAAGCAGTACTCTACAAACGACGCAACCATGGTCGTTATCCTGATTGATGCAGTTGATGGCCACTTCAAAGAAGCAACATGGACTAGCCAGCTAATGACGTATCTTCCCATCAACGAATTTGATGCACGTATGCGAGCGTATCACTTTTTAGAAGAAAATGGTTTTGATCCAGAACCAACACGTTTATCTATAAAACTAAAGTATCTGGGTAACTCTCCATATTATCCTGACTGGGAGATAACTTATGGAGATATGATATTTTATATCAAACAGGATGGAACGACCTACTTTTTATCCTAA
- a CDS encoding right-handed parallel beta-helix repeat-containing protein, translating to MKRKYLGFALFLIILGVSIEITIYAQAEKNTTTRVVVGKTSEYLYQSIQDAINYAPPGSTIYISSGIYNEALMITKPLTIIGENKDNTILASTSEKNSYALQVTANTVVINQLSITNQGTGLYATGIKITGSHTLLEHCSFYNTPIGIALWSSDNIIRSCSFQNCSDEGIALLGSNIQPVTNNQILNCVFINNCDGIELQHSFNTYISTCSFLMNTHAGIDCIGTGNSKITINQCIFTENPVFGIYLSGSSYCEIISCSFKQSNLKIIRSFNTMISACTFDKEPETCESVTMMHCTYYGEPKSTLPEQNSKNSFGYQEKINQYSSRLPSKIMSKIKTFIQSIRIRLQRVTI from the coding sequence ATGAAACGAAAGTATCTTGGCTTTGCACTATTCTTGATTATCCTTGGAGTAAGTATAGAAATAACAATCTATGCTCAAGCAGAAAAAAATACTACAACTAGAGTAGTCGTTGGCAAAACTTCAGAATATCTGTATCAGAGCATCCAAGATGCAATCAACTATGCACCACCAGGATCAACGATTTACATCTCCTCAGGAATCTACAATGAAGCACTAATGATTACGAAGCCACTTACAATTATTGGAGAAAACAAAGATAATACCATTCTTGCTTCAACATCAGAAAAAAATTCCTATGCCTTGCAGGTAACAGCTAACACTGTCGTGATTAATCAACTTTCTATAACAAACCAAGGAACCGGACTGTATGCCACTGGAATCAAAATAACAGGTTCACATACACTTCTTGAACATTGCTCTTTCTATAACACACCTATCGGAATAGCTTTGTGGAGTTCAGATAATATTATCAGATCCTGTTCGTTTCAAAATTGCTCAGATGAAGGAATAGCTCTTCTCGGAAGTAACATTCAGCCTGTTACCAATAATCAGATACTAAATTGTGTTTTTATCAATAATTGCGATGGCATTGAACTCCAACATTCATTCAATACATATATATCAACATGTAGCTTTTTGATGAACACTCATGCAGGTATCGATTGTATTGGTACAGGAAATTCTAAAATAACAATCAACCAATGTATCTTCACCGAAAATCCTGTATTTGGTATCTATCTCTCAGGTTCATCTTATTGTGAAATCATATCATGTAGTTTTAAACAAAGCAATCTAAAGATTATTCGATCATTCAATACAATGATCTCCGCATGTACTTTTGATAAAGAACCAGAAACTTGCGAATCTGTTACTATGATGCATTGTACCTATTATGGCGAACCAAAATCAACTTTACCTGAGCAAAATTCAAAAAATTCTTTTGGATATCAGGAGAAAATTAACCAGTATTCATCACGACTGCCGTCAAAAATTATGTCAAAAATAAAAACTTTTATTCAAAGTATTCGTATTCGTTTACAACGTGTAACTATTTAA